A part of Liolophura sinensis isolate JHLJ2023 chromosome 1, CUHK_Ljap_v2, whole genome shotgun sequence genomic DNA contains:
- the LOC135482363 gene encoding tripartite motif-containing protein 3-like has translation MASTLPNYISNDFVTCSLCFSAYKDPRTLPCLHSFCHSCLQDYLSKNTNSSVFACPVCKTRTMSASEGATRFKANHFLSSLKDTFPDVKDLTPWCEFCAGEGRDKSGTSRCLDCRQSLCDTCAAVHCRTKLTQSHLVLTMYQLQSGKYDRDIRIRQPITCEVHPGKKVKLYCTKCEQLLCLTCKATDHDGHKCVDLFDIGSHDREFLRTLMEPVKNKVPMFERQLREVESSETDVMVNREHLMEELHARRDFLCKMIEDRCNTLKAQIDGVFVSHQKQLEGYKESLRLDIQSMKTAADFTDKLVTHGRDAEIVSMKSLVHDRLVWLKSLETSAAQFQDGFKFQMGSISKEELQKVFGNLVRGAFPQPRSVTPLPTISPKPVADRTPRYEQPRDRGISPVREPAEKPVEYVYAETKPRDTVPILKSSHTYPEDSIPVHPHPFYTRPIKVRRDTRRTPPNVKKAPIAREHVQSAETRLPPVHQQPTRVANAHLSKAQMIRSLPVRTSQDSKKSWPTDIAVNSIGELLVVDSNNKKVKVFSKETFLRAEIGRTGRQKLIDPWSVAVLSNDNIVVTDRGSHNVKFYNHKGKFLYSFQGGLADPHGVAVNSKDEIIVADWEKRLVYVFDPNGNLLNSISGVDGSPLFHSPYYVSVTPSDDIIVSDYMGHCIKIFDPEGRALYQYGTRGAAEEQLKYPNGVCADTYGNLILVDRGNNRIHMISMEGQFRCFLATVQDGVRDPTAVCVDRDGHLAVTDGTGMIKMYRYFPLQ, from the coding sequence ATGGCTTCCACTCTTCCAAATTACATCTCTAATGACTTTGTGACTTGTTCGCTCTGTTTCTCTGCGTACAAGGACCCCAGGACTCTGCCGTGCTTGCACTCCTTCTGTCATTCCTGTTTACAGGACTACCTTAGCAAGAACACGAACAGCTCGGTTTTCGCGTGTCCAGTCTGTAAAACAAGGACCATGTCAGCATCCGAGGGTGCCACCAGGTTTAAAGCCAACCACTTCCTGTCCAGCCTGAAGGATACATTCCCCGATGTAAAGGATCTCACACCGTGGTGTGAGTTCTGTGCAGGTGAGGGTAGAGATAAATCGGGGACATCTCGGTGCCTGGACTGTCGCCAGTCTCTCTGTGACACTTGTGCCGCAGTGCACTGTCGCACCAAGCTTACCCAGAGCCACCTGGTACTCACCATGTACCAGCTTCAGAGCGGCAAGTACGATAGAGACATTCGGATACGTCAGCCAATCACCTGTGAGGTACACCCAGGGAAGAAGGTGAAGCTGTACTGTACGAAGTGTGAGCAGCTACTCTGTCTGACATGTAAGGCCACTGACCACGATGGGCACAAGTGTGTTGACCTGTTTGACATTGGCTCGCATGACCGTGAGTTTCTCCGAACACTTATGGAGCCCGTCAAAAACAAAGTGCCAATGTTTGAGAGGCAGCTAAGGGAAGTGGAAAGTAGCGAGACTGATGTGATGGTGAACAGAGAGCACCTGATGGAGGAGCTGCACGCCCGCCGCGACTTCCTCTGTAAGATGATTGAGGATCGCTGTAACACGCTTAAGGCCCAGATAGACGGAGTGTTTGTCAGCCATCAGAAACAGCTGGAGGGATACAAAGAGTCGCTGAGGCTAGACATCCAGTCCATGAAGACAGCTGCAGACTTCACAGACAAGCTGGTAACCCACGGCCGTGACGCAGAAATCGTCAGTATGAAGAGCCTGGTACACGACAGGCTGGTCTGGCTCAAATCACTGGAAACCTCGGCTGCACAATTCCAGGATGGCTTCAAGTTCCAGATGGGCTCCATTTCCAAGGAGGAGCTACAAAAAGTGTTTGGGAACTTGGTTAGAGGAGCCTTTCCACAGCCTCGATCGGTGACTCCTCTACCAACAATCTCTCCTAAGCCAGTGGCAGACAGAACGCCACGCTACGAACAACCCAGAGATAGAGGCATCTCACCAGTACGAGAGCCTGCTGAAAAGCCAGTAGAGTATGTTTATGCTGAGACAAAGCCAAGAGATACGGTGCCTATTCTAAAGTCTTCACATACTTACCCAGAAGATAGTATACCTGtccacccccaccccttctACACCCGCCCAATCAAGGTGAGGAGGGACACCCGCAGAACACCCCCTAATGTGAAGAAGGCCCCGATTGCCAGAGAGCATGTGCAGTCGGCAGAGACGCGTCTGCCGCCTGTCCATCAACAGCCGACTCGCGTTGCTAACGCCCACCTGTCAAAAGCCCAAATGATCAGGTCACTTCCAGTGAGGACTAGTCAGGACAGTAAGAAGAGCTGGCCCACAGACATAGCTGTCAACAGTATTGGGGAGCTCCTGGTCGTGGACAGCAACAACAAGAAAGTCAAAGTGTTCAGTAAAGAGACGTTCCTCAGGGCAGAGATAGGTCGCACAGGTAGACAGAAGCTGATAGACCCCTGGTCGGTAGCCGTTCTCAGCAACGACAACATCGTGGTCACAGACAGAGGAAGCCACAACGTCAAATTCTACAACCACAAGGGCAAGTTTCTGTACTCTTTTCAGGGCGGCTTAGCAGATCCGCACGGAGTTGCCGTCAACAGTAAGGATGAAATCATTGTGGCGGACTGGGAGAAACGGTTAGTGTATGTGTTTGATCCTAATGGCAACCTGCTGAACTCCATATCAGGGGTGGACGGATCTCCGTTATTCCACAGCCCTTACTACGTGAGTGTGACGCCAAGTGATGACATAATCGTCTCAGACTAcatgggtcactgtattaagaTCTTTGACCCCGAGGGAAGAGCCCTGTATCAGTATGGCACACGTGGTGCAGCTGAAGAACAACTCAAGTACCCTAACGGTGTCTGTGCTGACACATACGGGAACCTGATTTTGGTAGACAGGGGAAATAACCGCATTCACATGATATCTATGGAGGGTCAGTTCCGCTGTTTCTTGGCCACAGTACAAGATGGAGTTCGGGATCCAACAGCTGTCTGTGTGGATAGGGACGGTCATTTAGCTGTCACTGACGGCACAGGCATGATCAAAATGTATAGATACTTCCCACTCCagtga